The Nicotiana tomentosiformis chromosome 2, ASM39032v3, whole genome shotgun sequence genome includes the window TGCGAGCTCGAGTCGCCAAAAGGAAAAAGGGTAAAATTTTACCCATTGTTGGGTCCAGGGGAGGGGTGTTTTTGGAGGGCGAGATTTACCATATCCCTCGAAAGGTAGTAGTTAGTCATAAATGGAATTAATTTGGCTCTTAAGAAGCTAAAAGTAGCAATTTCTGGGACAGTGTGTGTGATAGCTAAAGCATGTCAGCTAGTAATGCATCTGTTTGAACTCCCTCTTTAGATACTATTTTTTCAGGTATTGTAGGTTATGCTTGTCAAAGTCAAAACTTGATTTCCACTACAAGATAATACTTTTTTCACTAATACAAGCTCCCGTTTTGTCTGTTTTCTGCCTTTCTCATAGTTTCTTTTTGCATAGAATATGATTACTGGAGCTGCCCAAATGGACGGTGGTATTCTAGTCGTATCTGCTCCTGATGGACCCATGCCACAGACAAAGGAGCATATTCTGCTTGCACGCCAGGTGGATATGTGTCATCTCGTGGATAGATTAGTAAATAACTGAAAGCTCCATGTGGTAATTCTAATTTTACTGTGCCTACATTTGACAGGTAGGTGTACCATCACTTGTGTGCTTTCTAAACAAGGTTGATGCTGTTGATGATCCAGAACTGCTGGAACTTGTGGAAATGGAACTCCGAGGTAACCAGGTTTTCCAACACTTGTATGAAATTTATTGCATTTTGAAATCTTGGTAACTGTCATAACATGTTTGCCAGATTTCCTTACAAGAGCTTTCCTGTTTCGCAGAGCTGCTTAGTTTCTACAAATTTCCTGGGGATGAAATCCCTATCATTCGTGGTTCAGCTCTGTCTGCATTGCAGAGTACAAATGAAGAAATTGGAAAAAAGGCTATTCTAAAGTTGATGGAGGCTGTAGATGAATATATCCCCGATCCAGTGCGTCAGCTtgataaaccattcttaatgccaATAGAAGATGTATTTTCAATTCAGGTAACTAAATGTTCTTTAGCTTTGTGTTGTTCAAGAGTTTTTCAGAAACATCTTTTGAAACTCAACTTTGCTTTCAAGTTTCTAATTTTGTATGGATCTTATTTCTATGTTTTTAACATTAAACAAATCCTTTTGCTGCAAAACtaagaaaaaaagggaaaaagagtCTCCTGGAAACCAAAAATAAACTAGTGCTTCTTCAGTGCTCGACTCTGTGGTATTGATTATTATTTTATGATTATTTCCTCTTTATGTTTCATAGGGACGTGGAACTGTTGCTACTGGCCGTGTTGAACAAGGAACCATAAAAGTTGGAGAGGATGTGGAGATTTTAGGGCTGATGCAGGTAACATGTTATCCTTTGTTTATTATTCTTTATTTGGGGAGGCAATTATtatttcataatttgtaatttccAGGGGCAATTATCTGGATTGGATCTGCTTGTTCTCCCTGTTTGGGTTGAAACTATTGACGACAAAAAACATGACTGTCATCACCTGATTAATAACCACATAACTTCTTCATCTTATTGGCATTATGGGCTACTGGATAGAATTCTACACAACCTTATCTGATAAAAATACAAGCAATGCATTAGATGAGTTGTATTATATAATTATCTGGTTTGAGGATATGCTCTATTCATAAGCTTTGGCTGAGGTTATCTACTGTTCTGATGATTAAGATGCTTGAGCCAATCTTAGTTGGCCTTGAAGTTTTAAGAGCTCTGATTCCTTTGTTAAATACCTGGTACATGATAAAGTATGAAATTGTGCTCTTTGTAACACATGCTCCTATATCATTTTTCTTTTATAGGGAAATTTAAAATCTACAGTTACTGGTGTTGAAATGTTCAAGAAGAGCTTGGATTATGGGCAAGTAAAAATCTAACCTGATCTTTATAACTTTTCTAAGAGTTTCTTACACCATAACTGATCGttctttcctctctttttttaatATTCTTATTAGGCTGGTGATAATGTTGGGCTTCTTCTTCGTGGCTTGAAACGAGACGACATTATGCGAGGAATGGTACGTTTGAAATTCCATGACTTTCTTTATAGAACTTCTTATCTGTCttcatctatatttttcattTATTCCTATCACAACTGTTATAGATTCATGTTGAATCCGTATCGTTTGAAATTTTATTAAAAGCATTTTGGAATCAGTTCCTTTTGCAATGTTGCTATTTAAGGTGCACACTCTATCATCAGCCTAAAAAGAGAATTCTTTGTTCAGTTTTCCACCTTAAGGACAGAAAATAGGATTAGTCAAATTCAATTTAATCTTGTGGTGATTGTTTCAAGCATGATACTGTAATTTATGATGAAGTTGGAATCTGAATTCTTTAGAAAATAATGTGACTTTCTTTTACATACATATTTTGCAAACATTTATAGACCATTTGTTTTATAGGTGATTGCAAAGCCTGGAAGTGTGAAAACATACAAGAAATTTGAGGCAGAGATATATGTACTTACAAAGGATGAAGGTGGTCGGCACACTGCTTTCTTCTCAAATTATATGCCTCAGTTTTACATGAGGACTGCTGACATCACCGGCAAAGTGGAATTGCCTGAAAATGTCAAGATGGTTATGCCCGGGGATAATGTTACTGCTACTTTTGAGTTGATGTCTCCAGTTCCCCTTGATGCAGGTGAATAAATTCTTCAGGCTTTTGGTTTTCTAAGCAAATATTCTTCTAGAATTTTCTGATTTCACTTGTTTTTACCCCCTTGAAGATGGACAATGATATATATGATGTCCATTATCATTAGAGAATTACAATTTGTTCTTCTTGCAGAAGATAAACTTTACAAAATCTCCTTTATTTTGTAAAGTTAATTTTAGTAGTCCAGTTGGTTGGCTACTTGAACTTTCACCTTGGTGTGGGTTCGATTCCCCACGTCGTAATCCCCTCccctataaatattttaaaaaacattaaataaataaaaactctaGAATAATCTCCTTTATTTTACCAAATCATCTCACTTGTAGTGGCTGATGGTGTTGCTTGTACAAGGGATTTGCCTTCGCTGTTATTTTTGTCTCATTATTGATGTGATGATCAATCCTTTTTCTCAAATAATTGGATTCATGGACTTGGTTCTCCCGTGTTGCTGCTCATAATCTTCATGGTACCTCATCATAGATTGAATCCTGTGAAGGATAACGCAATGGGGCTGACGAATTATATTATCTGAAGACTTGGGTATTGGATCAGTCATGATATTTCTTTGCTGAAGCTTGTGACCAGATCAGCCAACAAATATTCTTTTGGATAGTAGAACCAAATATTGTTCCTTTGGTCTTTGCCTTTGAAAAGAATAAAGTGAGGTGTTGAGTGTGTCTGATGTTATGGGGCAAATGTGATACTTTTTGGTAGCTTACCAAATGTTTTGACTTCTTTCTATCTGTTGTATCCTAACATACTCTTGGAAAGTTGTATGAATACTTGTTTCTCAATTTGGCCCATGTGTCCCGGTTCTCCCGGATAAGTGGATTTATAATTTAGAAATGATACTCAGTTTAAGTATTTTATCTAATATTGTAGAACAGGTCTGATTGTTTCAATGCTATCTGTGTACAATTTGCAGGACAAAGATTTGCTTTGAGGGAGGGTGGCAGAACGGTTGGCGCTGGTGTTGTTTCAAAAGTAATAAGCTGAGGATTCATGTTTTAGGGGGATTTTAGGTTCACTCTTGTTTATTCTCTAGACAGGTTGATGAAAGAAAGATTGATTGGTTCATTGTGGAAAATACAAGACTTGACAATTGCTGATGTAGTTTTCATTTGATGCAAGTAATTTTATGTCAGTGTCAAAAGAATCCAAGTCTTGACATTTGAATATACCAGCAAATGAGTCTACCTCGTTATACCTTCTAGGTCATCTATTTAAGCTAGAGCCCAtaaatcacttttttttttttttttttggtgtatTAATAATAATTTATGCTCTTTGCATTTGTTTAGAACTCCTTGCTAAGCTTCAAAGGTGTTTATTGCATTTGTTATTTGATTGTGCTGTATATGATCTGATGAGTAAGTTCTAAGCGTGATTTTGATACTTTTTCTTCACATCTGCTCAGGCTAGCACTCTCTTTGCCATTTCcatttttttgttgttgataatTTTGGCGTTGTTCAGCTTATGCGTGTCTCGGCTAATTCACCTAGCATTTGCTACCTACCTCGACCACAATAGTACTGGCCTACTGGGTAACATTGTTTACTTAGGTTTGAATAGATATGAAGAAATTATCTATGTAGCATTTTTCACATGGTAagtaacaacaacatacccagtataatctcacataGTAGAatttggggaggatagtgtgtacgcagaccttacgtCTACCTTTGTGGAGGTAGacaggttgtttccaatagaccctcggctcaggcaaGAATATGTACCACAATAATAACAAGAAACAAGACGGGACAATACCGAAAAATTATGTAAAAGCAGCATACACAACAAGATAGTGTAAAATAAAAAAATGCAAATAAGCCTACTACCAACCAAATGTGAGAGTACGTACTAACACTATCGGTATGAATAATCTAGACTACTTAACCTACTTTACTAAtcttcgacctccacaccttcttcTCACGGGTCATGTCCTCGGCCAGCTATAGCTGCGCCATGTTATGCCTAATCACATCATCCCAACtcttcttcggcctacctctacctctcctaaggccctccaatgtcaatctctcacacctccttaccggagtGTCTGTGTTTCTCCTCCTCACatgtccaaaccatctaagccgtgcttcccgcatcttgtcctcagtAGGGGGCCACACtcaccttgtcccgaataacttcattccgaATCCTATctaaatctggtgtgcccgcacatccatctcaacatcctcatctctgctaacTTCATCTTCTGGAAGTGAGagctcttgactggccaacactcagccccatacaacatagccggtctgaccaccgctctataaaacatacctttaagttttggtagtaccttcttgtcacacaaaacaccggacgcaagtctccatttcatccatcctgccccaatacgatgtgtgacatcttcatcaatctccccatccccttcTTAATTTTTTGTGGTTCAAGATCTACCCTTATTTTTGGTAAACATGGTCTAGAATAGATTTAGAGTCCAACTTACCTTTTATCATTATTTTCCTTAATAAGTTTTAAAATCAAAATGTTTGGAATTACTTTAATATGCTTTAAAGTTACCTGATTGTGTAGAAAAGAAAAGGTACACCGTCGATGGATATTAGTTAAACTCATTTTGACCATCCTTTGACCATCGAGTCTTTGCAAGAATACTTGTTCCAAACATTAAACAGACACTATAAATGTAAACCAAGTGCAAATAAATAAACAATAACATTCTCGATCTTAATTGCTCAATTCTAAAAGATCTTAATTATAATTAAAATGAGGAAGATAAATTTTACATTATCTGAGGCGGAGCCATGATTTTAAGTGTATGAGTTCTGAATTTTAAGACACGACAACGATCTcaagttaatatacaataataacaaAACAAGGAACGGGTACcaatatttaataatatatattCAATAAGTAATGAACCATTTAAATACAATATATGAATATAAATATTATCATACAATTGCATTCGACGACTTATCATATTTTATAGAACGATAAATTATAGCAGCATTAGGCACTTTCAAGTTTCAATTCCTTCATTATTTATATAACAAACTAAATAATCATTTAAAATATTATCACCACTGTGAGtcattttaaataaatttcatcAAAAAAATCTTTTCATCATTGAAATAGCGAAAGATAATATCAAACTTAAACAAATAACTAAGTCTCCATATCTTGTGCATATTTGTTTTAATAATTCACTGCATATGATAGTAGATGCATAGAAAGGCTTTTTTGCTTTCCTTTACGTTTTTCTTATTGATATGAATAAGGTTCTTTTTTAGCTAATATATGAAGAAGGTTATAAAAAGATGCAAAGTTCGCCTGCATAATGCACACATCCTTTTCTGGCCCGAACAAATATTGCTATACGAAACGACTTCTTTTATAAGAAAAATTATTTGTAGTCTACTATTACAAATTGAATATCTCACTTTAATTTGACCTTGCACCATAAAAcgaacaaaataaaaaatgaagatttAAATTGCTTAATATTTGTTCATTAAACTTGTGAAGCCATATATAAAAAAACTAATATAAAAATCagaaataaaaagaataaagaagaaaaaagaatatTAGAGATGAACCTTGAACAAAAACGTGACCAAACACTCTCTCATTcacttttcttttgattttgataggGAGAGTGGGCCTTCTTGGAGATTGTCTTTTTCTTCCTTACCTTAATTGATTTGTCGTTCTTTTTCTTCAAAAAAGAGATGGAAAACTTCGTTAAAAGGAACAAAGTTAAAAGTTAAAAGGAACAAAGTGACAACGGGTTTCGCGAGACTCTATCTTCAGAACCCAGAGCCCTTGCCACTGAACCCAAAACCTCCTTGCTTCTGGGTTCGGCATTAAAATATTATATAGGTTTAGTGAAATTTTCAATATAATTACAGGGTCGGAGAAAAAACCACTAGGTTCGCTCGAATCCACACTCATTATTGTAGCTCCGCCCCTGATTATCATTATAGTATAACCTATTGTAGTAAGATATTTTGTCTTATTTTTTCATAACTACGATTCATTAGTACCGGTTTTAGGGGACTGCTAAGAGGTATGCCAACTCGTTGGATGAGTAGTTCTTCCCATTCCAATCGAGTATGTCCACCGGACTTACAATAATCTAATAGTATATAATATTTCATGTTGTCAATATATACATGTAGAAAGTTAATCTAGAATAGATTATCACGTTGCTTATTGTAAAAGTTGCTACCATTGAAGTAATAATCTACTTaatatattgatattatatttGATTTCTTCTTTTAGGCTTCAAAAATTAATGAGTTTCCATTTTGAGACAATCTCCAAAAGAAACCAAATCTTAACTTACCTTTTTAGGCGTGAGTAATATCTTGAAAATCGCATAACCTCATTATTAAAAAACCTAGCACTCCTCTTCATCATGTATTTgctctttcttcctttcttccatTGGCATTTTCATTATATTCATAGGttagtttaatttattttaataactCAAATATCCCCATGTTTCTTTAATGGTGAATTAATTGTCGATCTAATAACAAAATCATTGTGCAAAAAGAATTTGTATATGTTAAATAtaagtatatatatgtatatatctttGTTCTCACTAATCTCTCTTTTTATATTTACCAGTTGTTTTAGAGACCAGTAAATAATTTCCATGGAGCCCTTCGCAGACGTGGTAAGTGAAGAAACTTTTCTATCCCTTAGCTTTCAATTTTCTTGTATATTTGTAGTTATAGAAGATGTGTTTTGGAGCAATGATAAAGTTGTCTCCGtttgacctataggtcacgggttcgccGTCCGAGCCGTGGAATTAGCCACTGATATCGGGTAGGTTGCCTACATCACACCtcttggggtgcggcccttccccgacCTTGCATGAACGCGGGATACTTTGTGCAGTGCACCGGGCTACCTTTTTTTCCAATTTTGTAGTTATAGTAAATTTTCTAAACTCCATTTTAGGGGGAGTATTTACCAAAATAAGCAAATTCGGAAAGTTTGGTTAAACATGCACTAGTATTATATGATGCGATTGTATAACCTCCAAGGTTCCAATGCTCTcattgattttattattattgttattatttttgcatTTCCGTTCAAttgcttcttttttgtttttgtgttGTTTTCTAGAGTTGCACTTTGAAAGTGAATGTCAACTGCGATTCCTGTAAGATGAAAATGATGGAAGTGTTGCACTCTGTACGAGGTAATCAGTTACCTTTTTTATCTTGTAAATGACCGGTTTATATAAAAATCTTTTATAATGCCAGTGCATAAAGTCTAAACTTTTTGCaaataagtttgaaaaaaatGAGTTGATTCTTGTCTAAAAGGAAGTTTTGAATTTTCATAAAGAATATTAAGAACATAGGCGAATGCACATGACAAGTGCGGTCACATCCGCTGTTTTTGACttgaattatatatataaaatggaaacttaaaaaaattatatttatttatttatattcaacTTATTGTCTGTTTGGCTAAACTTCTTTTGAGGTAaaaacgtttttttttttttttttttttgtcaaaagtgtttttttttctaaaattaaggtgtttggccaagcttttgaaaggaaaaaaatgcttttgaggagaagcagaaaaaaatagtttctccaaaagcacttttgaaaaatacttttgagaaaaatacacttagaagcagttttttaAATTTTGGCCAAACACCAATTGctgctcaaa containing:
- the LOC104114000 gene encoding elongation factor Tu, mitochondrial-like, whose product is MASVAFRSSNSKRLFTLSPQIYYYSCCRGSAPTQFNANESPAFLNHHWWRSMATFTRTKPHVNVGTIGHVDHGKTTLTAAITKVLAEEGKAKAVAFDEIDKAPEEKKRGITIATAHVEYETAKRHYAHVDCPGHADYVKNMITGAAQMDGGILVVSAPDGPMPQTKEHILLARQVGVPSLVCFLNKVDAVDDPELLELVEMELRELLSFYKFPGDEIPIIRGSALSALQSTNEEIGKKAILKLMEAVDEYIPDPVRQLDKPFLMPIEDVFSIQGRGTVATGRVEQGTIKVGEDVEILGLMQGNLKSTVTGVEMFKKSLDYGQAGDNVGLLLRGLKRDDIMRGMVIAKPGSVKTYKKFEAEIYVLTKDEGGRHTAFFSNYMPQFYMRTADITGKVELPENVKMVMPGDNVTATFELMSPVPLDAGQRFALREGGRTVGAGVVSKVIS